A window of Fusarium falciforme chromosome 1, complete sequence genomic DNA:
TCACGGACTGCATCTGCATATGCGTGACCTGCGGCCCAGCCTCAAGCCTCACCCGCCATTCATCATCAATCCTGTGCTGCTTTGACCGAGATTCCTCTCCCCAAAGTGCTTTGTTTTGGTGTTGGCCCGCCTTGCGCATTTTGGACCTAGTCTCAATCTAACCATGCCGGCCATCTAGCAAGCCGCCCTTGAATCGTGCCATCCATTGTCGACCCTACCACTCGTATTCGCCGGTAGCCTTGTGGAAGACATACTCCTTCCCGTTGACGGTCAGGACACCGTCCTTCAGTGTGCACTTCCTATTGCGGTTGTTAGTAAACAAACAACAAAACAACGCCCATGATGGACATGGTAGGGAGGCAAGGGTTCGTACCACTTGTTCTTGACCCGCTGAACCTTGTCATACATGCAAAGCATGATGTTGCCCAGACCCTCGTCATccacatcgtcgtcgtcccggTCCTCTTCAGGGTCGTCCAGGTCCGAGTTGAtggcatcttcatcctcctcctcgccatcatcgcctcCATCATAAGCGGCTGGCTGCTTGCCGTTTGCACTACGTGACTTTGAGGCCGAACTGTGTCTGGTCGCTTCCTTGAGGGGGAGCATCAAGCCACCGCCTTCCATagacttggccttggccaggaTCTGCTCATGCAGCATGCGGTCAATCTCAACTCGTCCCAGCTCGCGCAGGTCGCCAGAGACCCCCCGCTCCATGAGAACACCCTCGAACTCGTCGGCATCACCCGCGCCATCTGTCTGGCCGTTGCGAATATGGGGCTGACCATTGGCGGGTTGTTGTTGGGCGGTGGCAGCGGCCATCTGCTGGCGATacagctgctgctgatgctgttgttgctgagtCAGGCCTGGCTGCTGGGGAGCAACTCCCGGTTGCTGACCCTGTTGAGAttgtggctgctgctgctgatggaGAGCGCTGATTGAACCGGCAGCTCGCTGTCCATACTGAGCCTGTAGTTGCTGAGCAGCTCGGTTCGCTGCCACGTTGTTCTTGTCGTTCATGTTGTTGTATGCCTGGTAAGGCATAGGGTTGCCTTGCAGGCCGGGCTCCTGCTTGACAGCAGGCCCCTCCGTCTTCACATAGGGGGAATCTGGCTTGACACCATTCTGGGGCTGAGTTTGGGGCGGGTTCACACCGGGCAGAGAAAGACCCTGAGGCACAGGGACATTGAGTTGTGGTGAGAACTGGGCCTGCGCATGTGTAGGGGCCGCTGATGTAGGAGGAGGCGCAGGTTGAGCAGGAGGTGGAGGATCAGGCTTGGGATCCCATGGGAACCGAGCAACGTCGAGTTGGGTCAGTTTCCGTTGCCATCCCTAGAGTTGAAGCCATGTTAGTCAACTGATGCAACGGAAACTAGGCAGAGTGTGCAAGTCTGAATAGGTGCAAGCCAAGACAAGATGCtatgcctgtgcctgtgcctgtgtCTGTGCCGCAACCTCATTCCGCGCCTCGCCTTGTTTTATCAACTTTCCTCTGGCAAGGCAGACAAGAGAACAAGCAAtaggcagcagcagcgtctGATAGGTTGTGCAATGTGTGATGCTTGGTGGTGCAGGGCGATGCAGGCCAAGTGGGTTCGTGATAGGACGAGGAAGCACGTGAAGTGGATTGTCTTGTGAGGGGTGAGGGGATTCGGAGCCAGAGAGTCCAATCAGAAGGCAGAGGCCGGTAGTGGGAGGAGTCACAGGGCGAGGCGCGGCAGGGGCTTCGGGCTTAAAAGACCCAAATAGTGCTGTGTCGCCCCCTCCCGTAACCCCTAACCCGCCATCTCCCTCCGCTCGCTCAGCGCGACCCTCGGCGCTCACCCGCCCAGCAAAACCCCCCTCATGAGGTCTTTTGTCCAAAAGTCTGAAAATGCCAGTTGCATTGCCGTCGTCGCTTTCTCTTGAAAGACGGCAGACTTGTCTTGGAGAATGGAGAGGAAAGCATCGACCAAGGGTGTGTTGTTGAGGGCCTCCCCATCTTGGGTGATGCGAACATCGAAACAAGCAAACAAACTCAAGGCACCAACATAGTAAACGTCTGTCTATCTTACCTGTCGCAGTTCCTCCAGCACTGATTCCTCGACACCGCTCTCCTCGAAATCGACCCGCGAGCTGTTGATGACCTCGTCGATGATGGTCTGATAAACGTTTCCGACCGCTTGGTTCGACATGCTTCCGGTATCGGGCTAATGTTGCCGAGTTTGTGTGGGAAGAAACAGAGAGGACTCTCAACTATCCGTGACTCAATGCCTTTTGTTGATGCGCCGCGAACGCAGAGATGTTGGGGCTGCGCCTAGGTaggcgagcagcagcagcacgagggacttggtgatggtgcaGCGACGGGTATTTGACGGCGCGACAACAGGACGAGTGTTCCAGAGAAGCAATTCAGCCCGCGCGATAGGTAAGATGTAGCTGGACGCGCAAGAAAGAGTGACAGAGCAGGGCGCGATGTGCGACTTGCTCGATGCTTGATAATCGACTAGACCGTGACCGACGTAGGTACGTAGACGTGCGCTTGACAACCAGCCAACTGAGAAGCAAGCAGAACGAGTGGCGACAAAAGAAAAAGCACTCTCAAAATGACCAAATTGATCAAGACTGGAAAAAACTAGGATGCGCTGCAGAGAAAGGGATTCGTCGGCCGCGTCGCACGGGGTTCGTAGGTTGACGACGAGAGGTTCTTGTGGCAGGTTGGAGTGCGCCTTTGTGATGTGCAGTGGGGAGAGTTGGTAGCCTCTGGTAGAATCTGGGCTTCAACAACTGCGTTGGCCCCCGGGCTGACTCAGCACCTTCAGCTGCTAGGCTTCTCAGCGGGCAAGTGCCAGTGGAGGCAGGCCAggcacaccaccaccacccattCACTGAGGTGCACCCAACAGCCGGCAGGTCCCACTAACAGGGCTGAGTGCCTGGAACTACTCAGCCATTCATGGATGGAAGCGCAGTAAAGGCCTGATAAGTGAACAGAATGGCATTTCTTTAACTTGAAGCTTACGGCGTTGTATTTTCTCATTACTTTTCTCATTCATTCTTACCGAAACGTGGCAGCCGAGTGTAGTCTCGTGACTTCGCCTTGGGTCACTCAACCTCCTGGTCTGGAGTTCTCTCGCAGTTCatattctaattaaatacaaataaataaggaaatCTTGTAAATCTTGAAGATCTGTAAATCCACGAAATCCCAGCTGGTCTCGTAAATAAATCTAGGCTACCAAGCGCCTAAGAGGATGTGCCTCGGTGTTGAACACATACTCGTCCAAACTGATAAGATCTGGGTTGCTGAAGATGAGGTAGAAGTACTTGAGAGTCTCGCCCATCCAGAAAGACTCCATCGAGTCCACCTCGCGCGGCTTCTCGTCAGGCACCGTCACGTCCCATACAGCCGTGTTGGCCAGCTCCGTCTTGGTGGCCTCCTCGATAGCCTTGAACATGGTCCACGCGTGCTCAGCAAACTCGGACTTGCCCGTCACACGGTAAAGCATGAAGACGCTCTCGATGGCCTCGGGGCGCAAGATGTATCGGCGATCCGGAATCTTTGTGAAACCTTTGGGGAGATGCTCATCTTTGATAATGGCGTCCACCTGTGCCGTGTCGCTTTCCTGGATCCTGGCCTCCTTGAGAACGCCCTCCTTCCATCGCTTCTCATCCCATTCACACGCCTCTTGGCTGGCGCAGGGAACCATGTAAAAGGTCTCAGGCATAATTCCGTGCGGGAACGCCTGGTATGTGTAGATGCAGCCATTGGTGAGCTTGACGGCGGCGTCAATGTCCTGCTCACGGTTGAACAGTCGTCCGCCCAGCGCCATCATGCCTCCAAGGAAACACACCAAATGCTGGCCTTGGCTCTCCAACTCAAGCTGAATTTGACcgtccttgttcttggcgtGAATTTGCCCAGAGATAAGAATGTCCTTGTTCTCAGGTGTCATCGGCCGGAACAGGTTGTGCTGCAGCACCGTGTCCATAGCCTTCTCGTACATGGTCTGGTAGATGGGCAGCTGACCACCCATCATGGCGGCCATCTTGGGTAGATACTCATACACAGAGTCTGCCATCGCGCCAAGGGTAAACGTATTTCCTTGGTTGAAGACCTGGCTCTTAGCATCCACAACCAGAGGCCATTGGCCTGGGAGCATCGTCGAGCCCTGTTGCACGGCCAACAGGTCCATGATGGTCTGCGACGCGTCAAACCATTTAGGGTCGCCCGTCAGCTGTGAGAGTTTTGTAAGCTCCATGCACAGGCTACCAATCTCAGCGAGAAGAACGCCAGCACCAGCAATTTGGTCCTTGCCCTCTTTGGCGGCATGGAAGTTCCAGCGGGTGATGGGCATGTGGTTGGGTGTGTCAAAGGCCTTGTAGATCATCTCGCCAACCTGGACGGCCTTGCGCAGCAGACGCATGTCATTGCTCAGCTCAAAAGCAGAGAGGAAGCCTCCGAGATAGCGAATGTTTGTCTCGAAAATGTTGACTTCCTTGAGATCCGTCTTGGTAAAGTCGATCTCGtcggcagcagcaacagcctcgTTGAACTCATCCTTCATGTCCATAATCCACAGCGAGTCCAGCGAATCAACCAGAGTAGCGGCCCAGCCGCCAAAGGGATTGGTCTGGCCTCCGGACACGGGGCTGAGCTCATCGGCCATCCACGCGTGCTTCTTGTACGCGTTCCAGCATCGTGTAAAGGTCTCCTTGACTGCCTGCTGGCGCTCACGGCGCAGCTCAGCGGCGCTCACCGTGAACTCGGGGAACGTGGCCTGGACCTTGGGGTACTTGATGGGGGCGGCGGTAGGCAGCGGCTGGAAGGCGGAATGGGGATAATTGACCTTGACGGAGCTCCAGAGGTAGCTCGCATCCTGGTCGGTTCGCCAGAGCGAGGCCTTCACGGGCCAGCCGTGGTTCTGGAAGCCGCCGGCGCTGTAGTAGCCAGGTCCAGGGGCCTTGCTGGtccaaaagaagaagaggaccaGCGTCATCAGGCCGCCTACCAA
This region includes:
- a CDS encoding Alpha-1,2-Mannosidase, which encodes MLFRTRGLVLVGGLMTLVLFFFWTSKAPGPGYYSAGGFQNHGWPVKASLWRTDQDASYLWSSVKVNYPHSAFQPLPTAAPIKYPKVQATFPEFTVSAAELRRERQQAVKETFTRCWNAYKKHAWMADELSPVSGGQTNPFGGWAATLVDSLDSLWIMDMKDEFNEAVAAADEIDFTKTDLKEVNIFETNIRYLGGFLSAFELSNDMRLLRKAVQVGEMIYKAFDTPNHMPITRWNFHAAKEGKDQIAGAGVLLAEIGSLCMELTKLSQLTGDPKWFDASQTIMDLLAVQQGSTMLPGQWPLVVDAKSQVFNQGNTFTLGAMADSVYEYLPKMAAMMGGQLPIYQTMYEKAMDTVLQHNLFRPMTPENKDILISGQIHAKNKDGQIQLELESQGQHLVCFLGGMMALGGRLFNREQDIDAAVKLTNGCIYTYQAFPHGIMPETFYMVPCASQEACEWDEKRWKEGVLKEARIQESDTAQVDAIIKDEHLPKGFTKIPDRRYILRPEAIESVFMLYRVTGKSEFAEHAWTMFKAIEEATKTELANTAVWDVTVPDEKPREVDSMESFWMGETLKYFYLIFSNPDLISLDEYVFNTEAHPLRRLVA